In Macrobrachium nipponense isolate FS-2020 chromosome 15, ASM1510439v2, whole genome shotgun sequence, a single genomic region encodes these proteins:
- the LOC135194953 gene encoding disks large-associated protein 5-like, giving the protein MVHVENPLNVHYFRNLLKSEREVLEGHCSQWREICKLQDAPQTVEGDILVAIGQAELLMRERFVQFSGLIDDCEFKRGEKETTCQDLQGFWDIVYFQVEDVKKKFLQLSDLKTNNWEVSKPKTPVEVKKKAPVVKLLNGPAKPKVFNKNASSGMRAHILAARQKLKDAAAPKQDGTQSVPGGIQTTIRKPSDDEDKENKTVAPSTPKGVKSPDKAVFDAGFFKVVTPVKKLAETTRQDRFFSPAHKEKVLSSAVLRERMQNSPIVHKDYSPCMRITRSMKAKGPGSKLSFN; this is encoded by the exons ATGGTCCATGTTGAAAATCCGTTAAACGTACACTACTTCAGAAATCTTTTGAAGAGTGAAAGAGAAGTTCTTGAAGGGCACTGTTCGCAATGGCGAGAAATCTGCAAATTGCAGGATGCTCCTCAAACTGTAGAAGGTGATATTTTGGTGGCCATAG GCCAGGCTGAGTTATTGATGAGGGAGAGATTTGTACAGTTTTCAGGGTTAATTGATGACTGTGAATTTAAAAGAGGTGAGAAGGAAACTACTTGCCAGGACTTACAAGGATTTTGGGATATTGTTTATTTTCAG GTTGAAGACGTCAAGAAGAAGTTTTTGCAGCTGTCAGACCTCAAGACCAATAATTGGGAAGTCTCAAAACCAAAAACTCCAGTAGAAGTCAAG AAGAAAGCCCCAGTAGTGAAACTGCTGAATGGACCAGCCAAACCCAAGGTATTCAACAAAAATGCAAGCAGTGGTATGAGGGCACATATTCTTGCTGCTAGACAGAAACTCAAG GATGCAGCTGCTCCAAAACAGGACGGCACACAATCTGTCCCAGGAGGAATTCAGACTACAATTCGTAAGCCTTCAGATgatgaagataaagaaaacaagacTGTAGCACCAAGTACCCCAAAAG GTGTCAAAAGCCCAGATAAGGCTGTTTTTGATGCTGGTTTTTTCAAAGTTGTCACACCAGTGAAGAAGTTGGCAGAAACCACCAGACAGGATAGATTTTTTTCTCCAG cTCATAAGGAGAAAGTGCTTTCATCTGCAGTATTGCGGGAGCGCATGCAGAATTCCCCGATTGTGCACAAGGATTATTCTCCATGCATGAGAATAACAAGGTCAATGAAAGCTAAAGGACCTGGTAGTAAACTTAGTTTTAATTAG